From Mucilaginibacter gotjawali:
GGTAGTAAACATTCTCCACCCCAACACTTTAACCGGCAGCCAGCATAAACAGGTTATTCTTATGATGAGTATATTTAATTTGTTATAGTCGCCGGGTAAGGAGTTGTTGTGCATTGGCGGATTTTAAATCTCAGCAAAATAAAAAAATAAAACCCGATTTACTTACGTAAACCGGGTTTTATTTATAATGATAGCGGCCAGTGCTGTTTGTTGTTTAACCGTTGCGCAGGCTGCTAGTAAAAATAAGCGTTAGTGATCAGGTCAGCAGCCAATTTGTCCCCGTTATTTGTGGTATTGGCCAGGCCATGAAACAAAATAGTATATACAAAACCGTTACTGATGGTTACACCTGGTAACGTTGCTAACACCGTATTTGTGCCGGTTTGCATGATTTGGAAAGTATAATTTGTTTGCCCGCTGATTGGCAAAAATGACGAATATCCTTTAAAAGCCTTGTTTGAAACCAAAATAGCACCCCCCTGTATTTTCAGATCAACGGAAGGGGCATCAGGACTCAGATTTACAAGGCGTACACTTGCTTTGCCGGAAGCTGGTCTGTTAAGTGTATCGTTTAGTAATACAATTTCCGGGTGGGCGCTCGTGTTGGCCAGGAAAAGCGAGTAGGCATTATTGGCTACAAGTGTAACGGGCGCTGTTGCAATGGTGTTTAAGGAGTTTGTGAAAAAGAGATTAACAGTTCTTTGTCCTGCGTAAGCCCTGAAATAGTCAATGTCATCACCATAGTATATCGGGTTTTGATTAACCTGGTTGGTGTTTAAAGCAAGGTTCATAGCGGGTTCATCAGGTGAGGCCTGGTAAAAAGTTACCAGGGCTGTAGGCGGGGCCACGTAATTAGAGGTATCTTTCAAACAAGAACTTAGCAATAAGGAAAATAAACCCAACGCCCCGATTCCCAACTTCATTTTTTTTGAATTTTTTAAAAGCCTTTTCATAATGCGGAAATTTTTGAAACTATTTTACTGCCATAACGAGTTCCGGGCTTAATTCGCTACAAAAGCGATGTGAAATTTGCCGTTTTTAATGAAAGTGAAATAGCACGAAGCGGCAAACACTTCGCATCGGCATTCATAAAATCCCGTAAAACTACGTGGCCAATTGCCGTAAAAACCCTTTAAATTCCGGGGTATAATTTTTTTAGATTTATACTAACATTACTAAACACGCAAAATCTTAACGCTATGGAAGCTCACAAAACAGATCATTCCAATATGAAACTTGGAAAGTCGCCGGCAGTTCACGACCCCCGGACCTTACTGATGGCTAACTATTTAACCCCTGACGCATTGCCGCCAACGCCTGCAAAATACGTGTATGCAAAAAATATACCTGCAAACGGATGGGGGATGATGGTTAATGATAAAATTGGAGATTGTACCTGTGCCGCTGCCGGTCATTTAATAATGGAGTGGACGGATGATAACGGCGCCCTGTTTACCCCATCAGATCAGGATATCGTTAATGCTTATTCGGCCATAACCGGCTATAATCCGGTTACAGGAAAAAACGACAATGGCGCGGTTGAAACCAATGTGCTGAATTATTGGAGGAAGAACGGAATTGCCGGGCATAAAATAATGGCGTACGCATCGCTTGAACCCAAAAATGAATCTCATATCAAATTAGGTACTTTTTTATTTGGCGGCTGTTATATCGGGGTATCCTTACCTTTAACTGCGCAAACACAAAAAGTTTGGTCGGTGCCGCCGGGCGGGGCAGCGGGTAGAGGTGCACCGGGATCATGGGGCGGCCACGCAGTTTGCGTTGTGGGTTATGATAGCCATGGTTTAACCGTTATTACATGGGGCGCTACCAAGAAAATGACATGGTCTTTCTGGAACGCCTATTGTGACGAAGCCTATGTCCTGATCAGCACTGATTTTGCTGCCGGAAAGACCGCTCCAAGCGGGTTTGACCTCGCCGCATTGCAGGCCGACCTGAAATTAATTGTGGCGTGAGGAAGTTGAAATAAGTTGTAAGGGTTGTAAATTGCCGCACCCTTACAACCCTTGCAACCTTTTTTACCAACTAATCATAACAAAGTATATATTTGAACAACCTTCAATTATTTCACCTTTATTATGATTCAGAGAAAAGTTATCCTATGGTCCGTCATTGTCGCTATTGGCGGATTTATTTTTGGGTTTGACACCGTTGTAATTTCCGGCGCCGAACAAGCCATCCAGGCCTATTGGCAATTAGGTGCATTAGCGCATGGCCTTACTACATCAATAGCTATTGTCGGCACCGTTTGCGGAGCGTTTTTCGGCCGGATCCCGGCAGACGCCCTTGGACGCAAAAAGTCGCTCCTTATCATTGCGCTTATATTTTTATTTTCCGCGATATTTTCTTCCTTCGCAACCAACTGGTATCTGTTCATGATCTTTCGCTTTATCGGCGGGATAGGAGTGGGCGCTTCATCAATTATTGCCCCTATATACATCTCCGAAATTTCGCCGGCAGCTGCCAGGGGCAGGTTGGTGGTTTTATTCCAGTTTAATATCGTGTTTGGTATCGTTATCGCTTTACTTTCAAATCTCGTGATCGTGCGCATCCTTGGCCCCTCGCATAACGATGCATGGCGATATATGCTTGGCGTAATGGCGGTGCCTTCACTTATATTTTTAATCTTGCTGAAATTAGTACCTGAGAGCCCGCGCTGGCTACTGCTGCAAGGCCGTTATGATGAAGCAAAAAATATATTTCAAATTATTAATCCTGATGGTTTTCAAGGCGAATTGGATTCGATCGTAAAAAGCAATAAGGAGGATGCTGAAGAACCGGGTGGTAAAGAACTATTCAGCGGCAGGTACAAAGTGCCCGCCAGGCTTGCCGTACTGATTGCATTTTTTAACCAGGTTTCGGGTATTAACGCTATACTTTACTACGCGCCCCGGATATTTGAAATGACGGGCCTGGGTAAAAACGCTTCCCTGGCCTCGTCGCTGGGCCTGGGTATCGTTAACTTTACGTTTACGATGATAGCCATCAAATTTATTGACAGCGTAGGCCGCAGAAAGCTGATGTTTATTGGGTCGGTCGGGTTGATCCTCACCTTAGGGCTGGTAAGCTTTTCGTTTTTTACACAAAATTTCAGTGGCTATTATATTATTATCTACCTGTCGTTGTTTATCGCATTTTTCTCTTTTTCGCAAGGCGCCGTTATCTGGGTGTTTATTTCCGAGATCTTTCCGAATCAGGTGCGGGCCAAAGGGCAAACATTGGGCAGCTTTACCCATTGGTTTATGGCAGCGCTCATTACGTTTATCTTCCCCTATTTTACAGAAAAACTTGGCGGCGGAAATACCTTTCTGTTTTTTACCATTATGATGATGTTCCAGCTGCTGTTTGTTTGGAAAATGATGCCCGAAACCAAAGGGAAGTCACTCGAAGATATTGAGCATACTTTAATAGGGCATTGAAACGTAGGTAAACATTGATTTAATTTGAAAATTTAACAGGCATGAAAAAGCTGATTCTTTTTGCGGTGCTTTTTTTGAGCATTACAACGGTCCAATCGCAAAACCAAACTAAGGTTACCAATCCTGATTATGATGAGGTGCTTGCAAAAAAGCTTGGGGCTGATAACTATGGTATGAAGCAATATGTTATGGCTTTTTTAAAGGATGGCCCGAACAGGATAACGGATTCTGTTAAAAGAAATGATTTGCAGCGGGCGCACCTTAAAAATATTATCAGGCTGGCTAAAGAAGGGAAGCTATTGATAGCAGGCCCGTTTTTGGACGGTAAAGAAGTAGAAGGTATATTTATTTTTAATGTGCCCACTGTTGAAGAGGCACGGGCGCTTACCGAAACTGATCCTGCTATTCAGGCTGGTTCGCTGGTAATGGAATTAAGGCCCTGGTACGGTTCGGCTGCTTTGGTCGAAATCTATTCCATCCATAAAAAACTGGAAAAAAAGAGTGTTGCCGATTTTTGAGTTTTTATATTGATTGCCAGTGTGTTATGAATTTATAGCGTGCTTGATAGATAGAGTTAATTGATTTAGCGGCGTTATATTTGTTGGTTTTTATTATTTGTTCCCAATTTGATTACTTGGTAAATAACACCAATTAAAAAAATAGCCAACAATACCAATTGCGCTTTTT
This genomic window contains:
- a CDS encoding DUF4397 domain-containing protein, with protein sequence MKLGIGALGLFSLLLSSCLKDTSNYVAPPTALVTFYQASPDEPAMNLALNTNQVNQNPIYYGDDIDYFRAYAGQRTVNLFFTNSLNTIATAPVTLVANNAYSLFLANTSAHPEIVLLNDTLNRPASGKASVRLVNLSPDAPSVDLKIQGGAILVSNKAFKGYSSFLPISGQTNYTFQIMQTGTNTVLATLPGVTISNGFVYTILFHGLANTTNNGDKLAADLITNAYFY
- a CDS encoding sugar porter family MFS transporter, whose protein sequence is MIQRKVILWSVIVAIGGFIFGFDTVVISGAEQAIQAYWQLGALAHGLTTSIAIVGTVCGAFFGRIPADALGRKKSLLIIALIFLFSAIFSSFATNWYLFMIFRFIGGIGVGASSIIAPIYISEISPAAARGRLVVLFQFNIVFGIVIALLSNLVIVRILGPSHNDAWRYMLGVMAVPSLIFLILLKLVPESPRWLLLQGRYDEAKNIFQIINPDGFQGELDSIVKSNKEDAEEPGGKELFSGRYKVPARLAVLIAFFNQVSGINAILYYAPRIFEMTGLGKNASLASSLGLGIVNFTFTMIAIKFIDSVGRRKLMFIGSVGLILTLGLVSFSFFTQNFSGYYIIIYLSLFIAFFSFSQGAVIWVFISEIFPNQVRAKGQTLGSFTHWFMAALITFIFPYFTEKLGGGNTFLFFTIMMMFQLLFVWKMMPETKGKSLEDIEHTLIGH
- a CDS encoding YciI family protein encodes the protein MKKLILFAVLFLSITTVQSQNQTKVTNPDYDEVLAKKLGADNYGMKQYVMAFLKDGPNRITDSVKRNDLQRAHLKNIIRLAKEGKLLIAGPFLDGKEVEGIFIFNVPTVEEARALTETDPAIQAGSLVMELRPWYGSAALVEIYSIHKKLEKKSVADF